The Ornithodoros turicata isolate Travis chromosome 7, ASM3712646v1, whole genome shotgun sequence genome includes a region encoding these proteins:
- the LOC135401589 gene encoding uncharacterized protein LOC135401589 codes for MVSTQLATLAFLLGLSTCWARTATITARHAVVAHPEVPPHDISDIYSEEDISATIVPDPVTGGARQETEGFTTTSAPSSPPETESRAEVPAVLSDKDPRWACPRREDIHPCTCVEVPGKAADEIETVALCRNIRNQKVLSDSMKGFQHHRIDYFVLDSCKLPPFPNGLMHNVDVKWIEVLNTTVQFHNDFLTCSKGCF; via the exons ATGGTCTCCACTCAGTTGGCAACCCTGGCATTCCTGCTTGGCctaagcacgtgctgggccagGACAGCCACCATCACTGCTCGCCATGCCGTTGTGGCCCACCCCGAGGTACCTCCGCATGACATCTCCGACATCTACAGTGAGGAAGACATCTCCGCAACAATCGTGCCCGATCCAGTCACTGGCGGGGCTCGTCAAGAGACAGAAGGCTTCACGACGACAAGTGCGCCTTCTAGCCCTCCCGAGACAGAATCCAGGGCGGAAGTTCCCGCCGTCCTTTCGGACAAGGACCCTCGGTGGGCGTGTCCTCGGAGGGAGGACATCCACCCGTGCACTTGCGTCGAGGTGCCCGGAAAGGCGGCGGACGAGATAGAGACCGTCGCGCTGTGCAGGAATATTCGCAATCAAAAG GTACTGTCGGACTCCATGAAGGGATTCCAGCACCACCGCATAGACTACTTTGTCCTGGACTCCTGCAAGCTGCCACCGTTCCCCAATGGGCTCATGCATAATGTTGATGTCAAGTGGATCGAAGTGCTCAACACCACGGTGCAATTCCACAACGATTTCCTCACATGTTCTAAAGGCTGCTTCTAA